The Bacillus sp. Marseille-Q1617 genome has a segment encoding these proteins:
- a CDS encoding sodium:alanine symporter family protein, with translation MENFFDIIGKISAWLWGPPLIIVLAGTGLYLTFLLKFIQFRYPLYIFKQTIGSVFSKKKPKGEGTVTPLQALTSALSSTIGAANIVGVPAAIMFGGPGAVFWMWFIALIGMALKFSESVLAVRYREKNEKGEFVGGPMYYMRNGLNMKWLGVWFAFALMIELIPSVMVQGNSVAATVEESFNVSGLVTGLIMAFIVVLIVFGGIKRIGKVTEIFVPFMALIYVGAALVIMFMNFDAIPEFFSLILGNAFQPMSAMGGFAGAAIAETIRWGFARGLYSNEAGLGTAPIAHAAAKTDHPVRQGLWAIVGIVIDTLIVCTATAFVVISSGVWTAEDALDDPSALTTEAFTQYFGSFGGILVTVSLIFFVLSTIIVIVFYGAKQAEFLFGWKAAQGIKIVYVVAIVLGSVGAAKTIWQFLDLALAAILIPNIIAVLLLSKEVKRLTNEFFTSEEYYLKDVGKKKKGA, from the coding sequence TTGGAGAATTTTTTTGACATCATAGGGAAAATATCGGCATGGTTATGGGGTCCGCCTTTAATCATCGTCCTGGCAGGTACAGGTTTGTATTTGACGTTCCTGCTGAAGTTCATACAGTTCCGTTACCCTCTGTATATATTCAAGCAGACAATCGGAAGTGTTTTCAGTAAGAAGAAGCCAAAAGGGGAAGGGACGGTCACTCCGCTGCAGGCATTAACGTCCGCCCTGTCCTCTACAATCGGGGCAGCGAATATCGTCGGGGTCCCGGCAGCCATCATGTTCGGTGGGCCGGGTGCAGTCTTTTGGATGTGGTTCATCGCGCTTATAGGGATGGCGCTTAAGTTCTCTGAGAGTGTACTGGCGGTACGCTATCGGGAGAAGAATGAGAAAGGTGAATTCGTCGGCGGTCCGATGTATTACATGCGTAATGGACTGAATATGAAATGGCTTGGTGTCTGGTTTGCCTTTGCGCTTATGATCGAGTTGATTCCGAGCGTCATGGTCCAGGGTAACTCGGTTGCGGCAACGGTGGAGGAATCATTCAATGTGAGCGGTCTGGTGACAGGCTTGATCATGGCCTTTATCGTTGTACTGATTGTATTCGGCGGGATTAAACGGATCGGGAAGGTGACGGAGATATTTGTCCCGTTCATGGCTCTGATCTATGTCGGAGCAGCACTTGTCATCATGTTTATGAACTTTGATGCGATTCCCGAGTTCTTCAGCCTTATTTTAGGGAACGCATTCCAACCGATGTCCGCGATGGGCGGATTTGCAGGAGCGGCGATTGCTGAAACAATCCGCTGGGGCTTTGCACGCGGGTTATATTCCAATGAGGCGGGACTTGGGACCGCACCGATTGCCCACGCCGCCGCCAAGACGGATCACCCGGTAAGGCAAGGTCTATGGGCGATTGTCGGAATCGTGATTGATACGCTGATTGTTTGTACGGCAACGGCGTTTGTCGTCATATCTTCAGGAGTGTGGACGGCAGAGGATGCATTGGATGATCCTTCTGCACTAACGACTGAAGCATTCACTCAATACTTCGGATCCTTCGGAGGAATTCTTGTAACAGTTTCCTTGATTTTCTTTGTCCTATCGACGATCATTGTCATCGTTTTCTACGGGGCCAAGCAAGCGGAATTCTTATTTGGATGGAAAGCAGCTCAAGGAATCAAGATCGTTTACGTTGTAGCTATCGTTCTTGGATCAGTCGGAGCAGCCAAGACGATCTGGCAGTTCCTTGACTTGGCACTCGCTGCCATTTTGATTCCGAATATTATCGCCGTCCTGCTCTTAAGTAAAGAAGTGAAGCGGTTGACGAACGAATTCTTTACGTCGGAAGAATATTATTTGAAGGATGTAGGGAAGAAGAAGAAAGGCGCTTAA
- the motA gene encoding flagellar motor stator protein MotA, producing MDKTSVIGVILGLIAVGVGMFFKGVSPIALVNPAAILIILLGTAAAVIIAFPTHEIKKVPKLFGMLFKEQAVQDPKEIIRYFSEIADVARKEGLLALESKSQEVEDQFLKNGLSLAVDGQSADYIRDVLHEEIDAMEERHSAGASIFSQAGTYAPTLGVLGAVIGLIAALGNMENTEEMGHAIAGAFIATLLGIFTGYVLWHPFANKLKRKSKREVQLKMMMVEGILSIIEGESPRVIEQKLASYLPASERLMLMEDEANEPA from the coding sequence ATGGATAAAACGTCAGTAATTGGAGTCATTTTAGGGTTGATTGCTGTTGGTGTGGGAATGTTTTTCAAAGGTGTCAGCCCGATAGCCCTCGTTAACCCTGCAGCCATTTTGATTATCCTGCTTGGAACGGCAGCAGCTGTTATCATTGCATTTCCGACACATGAAATAAAAAAAGTTCCAAAATTATTCGGCATGCTTTTTAAAGAACAGGCTGTACAGGATCCGAAAGAAATCATCCGGTATTTTTCAGAGATCGCAGATGTCGCGCGTAAAGAAGGACTTCTTGCGCTGGAATCGAAATCCCAGGAAGTAGAGGATCAGTTCCTGAAAAATGGCCTTTCCCTAGCAGTCGATGGACAAAGTGCGGATTACATACGTGACGTTCTTCATGAAGAAATCGATGCGATGGAGGAACGGCACAGCGCAGGTGCCTCCATCTTTTCACAGGCAGGGACATATGCCCCGACACTGGGAGTGCTTGGTGCCGTAATCGGATTGATTGCAGCACTTGGCAATATGGAAAATACAGAAGAGATGGGTCATGCCATCGCCGGGGCCTTTATTGCAACGCTTCTCGGAATCTTCACGGGTTATGTATTGTGGCATCCATTTGCCAACAAGCTGAAGCGCAAGTCCAAGCGGGAAGTGCAGCTGAAAATGATGATGGTAGAAGGCATTCTTTCCATTATTGAAGGGGAGAGCCCCCGGGTCATCGAGCAGAAACTTGCCTCTTACTTACCGGCAAGCGAGCGGTTGATGCTGATGGAGGATGAAGCAAATGAGCCGGCGTAA
- a CDS encoding PAS domain S-box protein has product MADIRPLNGISIHSIPVPAALWNTDKHTIAEANPEWEELFRMDCFNSKRLLDTDGSRILHNDRSYTLKRRTVECGIDLLMIVPRDEKENVKKAEDKQNSLSEIYQTLIKNTPTCVCIIDKNGILTEMNESFKKLFMLTDDAIGESLCRQPAFKKPEFVDLVVQGIEGKNTQSEELTFTTEGSHLCTCHITISPADYNPQGTIDHVGIILHDITEKKKYENELISLKVELENTLRLQKTITYKIKKRDNDFVIEMAAGDLLNKLDISPSNVIGKTIQEVFDSYHLGKIQPKLNRIWETGEELTYEDKYKDLEYIASIVPVLKNGKVSKIICSIADISMIKDIQRKLVEAQQKYQSIVQYSPDNIYMVDTEGIIQEVNPAAEDQWTSPSSDMIGTHYSEFIAEDKIKEASDNFEAALQGEATRYMATFVNREGDRSHISVTNIPIRVGGKVIGIYGFGQDITARIKMEEELKEAKELLEAYFEHAGDGIALLDPAGNILKVNQHFESMFGWKEADIAGKEITILHLEEQVSQFKQNLKTVKEGKRIKDFETVRYRRDGSPIEIMFNLNPILNDTGKLIGISAIIRDLSEKKRNEDLLKKSEQLAMIGQLAAGVAHEIRNPLTTIKGFLQLMKESAEDEFHLKVIQGELDRIEIITNEFLALAKPRAVQFSLTSLTSLLTSSVEFIKMECLKQGVDVRFSVEEAEIHCDSHQIKQVVLNVMKNAVEALPNGGLLSVQLQRENDYAKISIQDNGAGIPPERMKHLGEPFYSTKEKGTGLGLMICQKIIKEHNGSISIQSNVNEGTTVNILLPIAGKDS; this is encoded by the coding sequence ATGGCTGATATCAGACCCTTGAATGGGATAAGTATTCATTCGATTCCTGTCCCTGCTGCGTTATGGAACACTGATAAACATACGATCGCAGAAGCCAATCCAGAATGGGAAGAGCTGTTCCGAATGGACTGCTTCAATAGTAAAAGATTGCTAGATACAGATGGGAGTCGCATTTTACATAACGACCGTTCATATACTCTTAAGCGCAGAACGGTGGAATGCGGCATCGATCTACTCATGATTGTTCCCCGTGACGAGAAGGAAAACGTGAAAAAGGCAGAAGACAAACAGAACTCTTTATCAGAAATATATCAAACGCTGATAAAGAATACGCCAACATGTGTTTGTATAATTGATAAAAACGGCATCCTGACTGAAATGAATGAGTCATTTAAAAAGCTCTTCATGTTGACCGACGATGCCATTGGAGAATCGCTATGCAGGCAGCCGGCCTTCAAAAAACCTGAATTTGTGGATCTGGTGGTTCAGGGTATTGAAGGGAAGAATACACAGAGTGAGGAGCTCACTTTCACGACAGAGGGCAGTCATCTATGCACCTGTCATATCACGATTTCACCGGCGGACTACAATCCGCAGGGGACTATTGATCATGTAGGCATCATCCTTCACGATATCACGGAAAAAAAGAAATACGAAAATGAACTGATTTCTTTAAAAGTGGAGCTTGAAAATACGCTGAGGCTTCAAAAGACAATCACGTATAAAATCAAGAAACGTGACAATGATTTCGTAATCGAGATGGCCGCGGGTGATCTCCTTAATAAACTCGATATTTCCCCTTCCAACGTGATCGGCAAAACGATTCAGGAAGTGTTCGACTCTTATCACCTTGGGAAAATTCAGCCTAAATTAAATAGAATCTGGGAAACAGGAGAGGAACTGACATACGAAGATAAATACAAAGATTTGGAATATATCGCCTCGATTGTGCCAGTTCTGAAAAACGGAAAAGTCTCAAAAATCATCTGTTCCATCGCTGATATTTCGATGATCAAAGATATTCAGAGAAAATTGGTTGAGGCGCAGCAAAAGTATCAATCCATTGTACAATACAGTCCGGATAATATTTATATGGTTGATACGGAAGGGATCATCCAGGAAGTGAACCCGGCAGCCGAGGATCAATGGACATCCCCCTCATCCGATATGATCGGCACTCATTATAGTGAATTCATCGCTGAAGATAAGATAAAAGAGGCATCCGATAATTTTGAAGCTGCCCTGCAAGGGGAAGCCACCAGATACATGGCGACCTTCGTGAACAGAGAAGGTGATAGAAGTCATATCAGTGTCACGAATATCCCGATTCGTGTAGGCGGCAAAGTCATCGGTATATATGGATTCGGTCAGGACATTACGGCCAGAATCAAAATGGAAGAAGAATTAAAAGAAGCGAAAGAACTTCTTGAAGCCTATTTTGAACATGCGGGTGATGGGATCGCCCTCCTTGATCCTGCCGGCAATATTCTAAAGGTCAATCAGCATTTCGAGTCGATGTTCGGCTGGAAGGAAGCCGATATCGCCGGTAAAGAAATCACGATTCTCCATCTGGAGGAGCAGGTATCTCAATTTAAACAGAATTTAAAAACGGTCAAAGAAGGTAAGAGGATTAAAGATTTTGAGACCGTTCGTTACAGAAGAGACGGTTCACCGATTGAAATTATGTTTAATCTCAATCCCATTTTGAACGACACAGGAAAATTGATTGGAATCTCTGCGATCATCCGTGATTTATCTGAAAAGAAACGTAACGAAGATCTGTTGAAAAAATCAGAGCAGCTCGCTATGATCGGGCAGCTGGCTGCAGGGGTCGCACATGAAATCCGCAACCCGTTGACGACAATCAAAGGCTTCCTGCAGCTGATGAAGGAAAGTGCTGAAGATGAGTTCCACTTGAAAGTCATTCAAGGCGAACTCGACCGTATCGAAATCATTACGAATGAATTCCTGGCACTGGCTAAGCCCCGTGCCGTCCAATTTTCATTAACCTCCCTGACCAGCCTGCTGACAAGCTCAGTCGAGTTCATCAAGATGGAATGCCTGAAGCAGGGGGTGGATGTACGCTTCTCTGTTGAGGAGGCGGAAATTCATTGTGACTCCCATCAAATCAAACAGGTGGTGCTCAATGTCATGAAAAATGCCGTGGAAGCACTGCCGAATGGCGGCCTTCTGAGCGTTCAGCTCCAACGCGAAAACGATTACGCGAAGATATCGATCCAGGATAACGGAGCCGGAATCCCGCCTGAGCGGATGAAGCATCTAGGTGAACCCTTTTACAGCACAAAGGAAAAAGGGACGGGGCTCGGCTTGATGATCTGCCAGAAAATAATCAAGGAACATAACGGTTCGATCTCCATCCAAAGCAACGTGAACGAAGGAACAACCGTCAATATCTTGCTTCCGATTGCAGGGAAGGATTCATAA
- a CDS encoding methyl-accepting chemotaxis protein — translation MTPEQMKISDTKRKNVLLLITYSVSLLSGLIFSILNDSGIIPTTVFASQLILLAVYFIVLQLMMKKPHLYVYFSISTIYVIMLLWLLTDGANAKNMVILTLMAVLSAIHFQTFIFVIGYVSGLIILVLNKVFAPSDDALFSELFLPALLTYLLVGIVLGVVIHLNQKQYAQIQEFLQKTEDEGRKKDEQRALFAKELTTISTSIKQINDQIQVHLVSQNEMRTAVTEISAGSQTQSDQINNIASVAAMTMTKMEEVTHLSNELTLHSDDANRLALSGNERVTYLHDNMTELKNIIEGLSSTFKELTKKIEETNTFIGSIQDITDQTNLLALNASIEAARAGEAGRGFSIVADEIRKLAEITRNTATRINDNLSSVNEVNSTALEIMSLSSTKLHENMSATGEVTEYFSTLREKLDAISKEFQRLSSTATSVKGQTGEVELSTKELAAVIEQSSAGLEEISATIETLNQDNETIARYIEDTAESAERIEHSINN, via the coding sequence GTGACACCTGAGCAAATGAAGATTTCCGATACAAAACGCAAGAATGTTTTATTACTGATCACGTATTCAGTAAGTCTGCTTTCTGGTCTGATTTTTTCCATCCTGAACGATTCAGGCATCATTCCCACTACGGTCTTCGCCTCACAGCTGATTTTGCTTGCGGTCTACTTTATCGTTCTGCAATTGATGATGAAAAAGCCTCATCTGTATGTCTACTTCAGTATTTCGACCATTTATGTCATTATGCTGCTTTGGCTGCTGACGGATGGGGCAAACGCCAAAAATATGGTGATCTTAACGCTTATGGCAGTCCTGTCTGCCATTCATTTTCAAACCTTCATTTTTGTGATCGGCTACGTATCCGGGCTCATCATCCTTGTGCTGAACAAAGTCTTCGCACCTAGTGATGATGCATTGTTCAGCGAGCTGTTCCTTCCTGCTTTACTTACCTATTTGCTGGTAGGGATCGTGCTTGGAGTCGTCATTCATTTAAACCAAAAACAGTACGCCCAGATCCAGGAGTTTCTGCAAAAAACTGAAGATGAAGGCAGGAAAAAAGACGAACAGCGGGCTCTTTTTGCAAAAGAATTAACGACCATCTCAACGAGCATCAAGCAGATCAATGATCAAATCCAAGTCCATCTTGTATCACAGAACGAAATGAGGACGGCTGTGACTGAAATTTCTGCGGGCAGCCAGACGCAAAGTGATCAAATTAACAACATTGCTTCCGTTGCAGCCATGACCATGACGAAAATGGAGGAAGTCACTCACCTTTCCAATGAACTGACTCTTCATTCCGATGATGCCAACCGTCTTGCTCTCTCTGGAAACGAACGCGTGACCTACCTTCATGACAATATGACCGAGCTTAAAAACATCATTGAAGGACTGAGCAGCACCTTCAAGGAATTAACGAAGAAAATTGAAGAAACAAACACGTTCATCGGAAGCATCCAGGACATCACCGATCAAACAAATCTGCTCGCATTGAATGCATCGATTGAAGCAGCCCGGGCAGGCGAAGCTGGAAGAGGGTTCTCAATCGTGGCTGATGAGATCCGTAAGCTTGCGGAAATCACCAGAAATACAGCAACACGGATCAACGATAATCTATCTTCCGTTAATGAAGTCAACTCAACAGCCCTTGAGATCATGTCTTTGAGTTCAACGAAGCTTCATGAAAACATGTCGGCTACCGGTGAAGTAACGGAATACTTCTCGACACTCCGTGAAAAACTTGATGCCATCTCGAAAGAATTCCAGCGCTTATCGTCAACCGCCACTTCTGTTAAGGGCCAAACCGGTGAGGTCGAACTGTCCACCAAAGAGCTTGCTGCCGTTATCGAACAATCAAGTGCAGGTCTTGAAGAAATCAGCGCGACCATCGAAACATTGAACCAGGATAACGAAACGATTGCCCGCTACATCGAGGACACCGCAGAAAGTGCCGAACGGATCGAACACAGCATCAACAATTAA
- a CDS encoding ABC transporter permease subunit, translated as MKQIRYFTLPAQFLLTCTGLFLFSGAGVLLSYDIELVVMMGKYFHTLSESISQLFHPSSLIVEISSDPKVSADPDYKKYPIYPIFFQLFGYSFLLLFLAFLAAAAVSALLSYCFMFLPKKVYKVCLKFMDIFDSLPDVLIIVFIQFFVIWFFKKTDILLIDIYTLGDEKVYLVPIICLAIMPIAFLTKHFLFQLKEEEEKPYVEYSFSKGFSRAYTIWVHLFRNVWIHFYFHIKPIFLLMLSNLLIIEILFNINGFMNVLLDVSQRNPSAFFLGMLMIYIPFFVVFSLGGLLLK; from the coding sequence ATGAAACAAATTCGATACTTCACACTGCCTGCACAATTTTTACTGACATGCACGGGTTTATTTCTTTTCAGCGGTGCCGGGGTCCTGCTTTCATACGACATTGAACTGGTCGTCATGATGGGGAAATATTTTCATACCTTATCCGAAAGCATCAGTCAGTTATTCCATCCTTCCTCCCTCATCGTTGAAATAAGCTCCGACCCGAAAGTAAGTGCCGATCCGGACTATAAAAAGTACCCCATTTATCCAATATTTTTTCAACTGTTCGGCTATTCTTTCCTGCTTTTATTTCTTGCTTTCCTGGCTGCCGCGGCCGTTTCTGCACTACTCAGTTATTGTTTCATGTTCCTGCCGAAGAAAGTGTATAAGGTTTGTTTGAAATTCATGGACATCTTTGATTCGCTTCCGGATGTGTTAATCATCGTCTTCATTCAGTTCTTTGTGATCTGGTTCTTCAAAAAGACAGATATTCTTTTGATTGATATCTATACATTGGGCGATGAAAAAGTCTACTTGGTGCCGATCATTTGCCTGGCGATTATGCCGATTGCGTTTCTCACCAAGCATTTTCTCTTTCAGCTCAAGGAAGAAGAGGAAAAGCCTTATGTGGAATATTCTTTTTCCAAGGGGTTTTCCAGGGCCTATACGATATGGGTGCATCTGTTCAGAAATGTGTGGATCCATTTTTATTTTCATATCAAACCGATTTTTCTTTTGATGCTGTCCAATCTATTGATCATCGAAATCCTTTTCAACATCAATGGTTTCATGAATGTCCTGCTGGACGTTTCGCAGCGGAATCCAAGTGCTTTTTTCCTGGGCATGCTGATGATTTACATTCCATTTTTCGTGGTGTTTAGCTTGGGGGGGCTGCTGTTAAAATAA
- a CDS encoding pseudouridine-5'-phosphate glycosidase — translation MESYIEYSEEVLEGRKKGKAMVALESTIISHGMPYPQNVQTAREVEDIIRNGGAVPATIAILDGKIKIGLSHEELEYLGQASDVIKASRRDIPYILAAGKNGATTVAATMILAELADIPVFVTGGIGGVHRGAEETMDISADLEELARTNVAVVCAGAKSILNIGLTLEYLETKGVPVLGYQTESLPAFYTRNSPYNVNYQMDTCEEIASLLKTKWELGLAGGVVVANPIPEKDAMEENEMSSIIESALQEAEERNITGKETTPFLLGKVKELTGGKSLIANIALVKNNAQVGAEIAVKYETMKTTYV, via the coding sequence ATAGAATCATACATCGAGTACTCAGAAGAGGTCCTGGAAGGCAGGAAGAAAGGGAAAGCCATGGTGGCCCTGGAATCCACGATCATTTCACATGGGATGCCCTATCCTCAAAATGTACAGACGGCCCGGGAAGTGGAAGATATTATCCGTAACGGGGGAGCGGTGCCTGCAACGATTGCCATTCTGGATGGGAAAATTAAAATCGGTTTATCCCACGAAGAACTGGAATACCTGGGACAGGCTTCAGACGTGATAAAAGCAAGCCGCCGTGACATTCCTTACATCCTGGCTGCAGGGAAAAACGGTGCGACAACGGTGGCGGCAACGATGATTCTTGCAGAGCTTGCCGATATTCCCGTGTTCGTGACGGGCGGCATAGGCGGGGTCCACCGCGGCGCTGAGGAGACGATGGATATTTCGGCCGACCTTGAAGAGCTTGCCCGGACGAATGTCGCTGTCGTCTGTGCAGGAGCCAAATCGATCCTCAACATCGGCCTCACACTGGAATACCTGGAAACCAAAGGAGTGCCCGTGCTCGGGTATCAGACCGAATCACTGCCTGCTTTTTATACAAGAAACAGCCCTTACAATGTAAACTATCAAATGGATACATGTGAAGAGATCGCTTCCCTGTTAAAGACAAAGTGGGAGCTGGGTCTGGCTGGAGGCGTGGTCGTAGCGAATCCGATCCCGGAAAAAGATGCGATGGAAGAAAACGAAATGAGCAGCATCATAGAATCGGCACTCCAGGAGGCGGAAGAACGAAACATCACCGGCAAGGAAACCACTCCATTCCTATTAGGGAAAGTGAAAGAACTCACCGGAGGGAAAAGCCTTATAGCCAACATCGCCCTCGTAAAGAACAACGCACAGGTCGGCGCTGAAATTGCCGTGAAATATGAAACTATGAAAACAACATATGTTTAA
- a CDS encoding carbohydrate kinase — MNEKEKLLLTLIEKNPFMSQQELSEKSGFSRSAVAGYISNLMKEGRILGRAYVLPGKKGVTCIGGANIDRKLQLHDELLPETSNPAQSSQASGGVARNIAENLGRIGLQSCLLTVVGDDTEGKWLLDQTKNYVDVSSSVSLYKETTGTYSVILNQQGEMLFALADMDLYESVDIGFIEKKWGAIASSEMVMLDTNFPAEVLQYIIRRCQAEGLPLTIVPVSAPKIKKLPSSLEGVTWFICNKGEAEAYLDMSIESEGDFFKAAKMITQKGAERVVITRGDQGLVYYTVYKEASAILPPQVKVVDVTGAGDALVAGIIYGYIKGSDTDGACRIGVTCSSLTLQSAHTVNPSLTKGKLQQHFSLYY; from the coding sequence TTGAATGAGAAGGAAAAGCTCTTGTTGACTTTGATCGAAAAAAATCCGTTTATGAGTCAGCAGGAGCTGTCTGAGAAAAGCGGATTTTCGCGGTCGGCTGTTGCGGGGTATATCTCGAATCTGATGAAGGAAGGCAGGATCCTCGGCCGCGCTTATGTGCTTCCGGGAAAAAAGGGTGTTACGTGCATAGGCGGTGCGAATATTGACCGAAAGCTTCAGCTTCACGATGAATTGCTTCCTGAGACTTCCAATCCGGCTCAATCCAGTCAGGCAAGCGGCGGAGTGGCCCGCAATATTGCGGAGAATCTGGGTCGAATCGGTCTTCAGTCCTGTCTTTTGACGGTCGTCGGGGATGATACCGAAGGCAAATGGCTTCTGGACCAGACAAAAAATTACGTGGATGTGTCTTCATCCGTCAGTTTATATAAAGAAACGACCGGCACGTATTCCGTCATTCTTAACCAACAAGGGGAAATGTTGTTTGCACTAGCTGATATGGACCTTTATGAAAGCGTTGACATCGGGTTCATCGAAAAGAAGTGGGGGGCGATTGCCTCCTCTGAAATGGTGATGCTTGATACCAATTTCCCGGCAGAGGTCTTGCAGTATATAATCCGTAGATGTCAGGCAGAAGGCCTTCCTTTGACGATCGTTCCGGTATCTGCCCCAAAAATAAAAAAGCTTCCGTCATCCTTGGAAGGGGTCACCTGGTTCATTTGTAACAAAGGGGAAGCAGAAGCTTACCTGGACATGTCGATTGAATCGGAAGGAGACTTTTTTAAGGCGGCGAAAATGATCACACAAAAAGGGGCGGAAAGAGTCGTCATAACCCGGGGAGATCAGGGGCTGGTGTATTACACGGTTTATAAAGAAGCAAGTGCCATCCTGCCTCCACAAGTGAAGGTCGTCGACGTAACCGGCGCAGGGGATGCCCTAGTGGCAGGAATCATTTATGGATATATCAAAGGGAGTGACACAGACGGAGCATGCAGAATCGGCGTCACCTGCTCATCTTTGACGCTGCAATCCGCCCATACAGTCAACCCATCACTTACAAAAGGAAAACTTCAGCAGCATTTCAGCCTGTATTATTAA
- a CDS encoding histidine kinase → MKKRLIITIPIMLVVFLVGNSYLGKAYTEVPEGTRTLIVLGGTLLSGIISYFLFKPDGEQGEK, encoded by the coding sequence TTGAAAAAAAGACTCATCATCACGATTCCGATCATGCTTGTCGTATTCCTCGTCGGAAACTCTTATCTGGGTAAAGCCTATACAGAGGTCCCTGAAGGCACGCGGACGCTGATTGTGCTCGGCGGTACATTATTATCGGGAATCATCTCTTATTTCCTGTTCAAACCGGATGGGGAGCAAGGAGAGAAATAA
- a CDS encoding DnaJ family domain-containing protein: protein MDFSMIISEQRIKKAQEDGEFENLPGYGKPQNLDDDLSIPPALRMAHRIMKNAGYSTEEMDIKKEMMRIEDLIRVCEDDSEKKELQKSLNEKMVRYNSMLSKKRVKTNSSMFKNYEQKIEKKLL from the coding sequence ATGGATTTTTCAATGATTATTTCAGAACAAAGGATTAAAAAGGCCCAGGAGGACGGGGAGTTTGAAAACCTTCCGGGCTACGGAAAACCACAGAATCTGGACGATGACTTATCGATACCGCCGGCTCTCCGGATGGCGCACCGGATCATGAAGAACGCCGGTTATTCCACAGAGGAAATGGATATCAAGAAAGAAATGATGAGGATTGAGGATCTGATCCGCGTGTGTGAAGATGATTCGGAAAAGAAAGAGCTGCAGAAGAGTCTTAATGAAAAAATGGTAAGATACAATTCGATGCTGTCGAAGAAAAGGGTGAAGACGAACAGTTCGATGTTTAAAAATTATGAGCAGAAAATTGAAAAGAAGCTGCTGTGA
- the motB gene encoding flagellar motor protein MotB: MSRRKKKHDEEHMDESWLIPYADLLTLLLALFIVLYASSSVDAQKFKELSKAFNEVFTGGTGIMEHQSPVEPPQKNEEEVKSSVSADTEEKAELDKEEIERQAFLKDQEELKEIQKKVNEYIKTNNLEVQFVTKLTDEGLLLTIRDNVLFDSGSADVHGNDLNVARELSDLLEMNPPRNIIISGHTDNVPIRNAEFDSNWELSVMRAVNFMKLILENKDLNPQWFSAKGFGEFEPVADNATRDGRALNRRVEVLILPRVTE; encoded by the coding sequence ATGAGCCGGCGTAAAAAGAAGCACGATGAGGAACACATGGATGAATCCTGGCTCATCCCTTATGCGGATTTGCTCACTCTATTATTGGCGCTGTTTATTGTGCTTTATGCTTCAAGCTCGGTTGATGCCCAGAAATTCAAGGAGCTGTCGAAAGCTTTTAATGAAGTGTTTACAGGGGGTACCGGGATCATGGAACACCAAAGCCCGGTAGAGCCTCCTCAGAAAAATGAGGAGGAAGTGAAGTCCAGCGTGTCAGCGGATACGGAAGAAAAAGCTGAGCTGGATAAGGAAGAAATTGAACGCCAGGCGTTTCTGAAGGATCAGGAAGAACTGAAAGAGATCCAGAAGAAAGTCAATGAGTATATCAAGACGAATAACCTCGAGGTTCAGTTTGTAACGAAACTGACGGATGAAGGACTGCTGCTGACGATCCGGGACAATGTGCTATTTGATTCAGGATCTGCCGATGTCCACGGCAATGACTTGAATGTGGCACGTGAACTGTCTGATTTATTGGAGATGAACCCGCCGAGAAATATCATCATTTCGGGGCATACCGATAACGTCCCGATCCGAAACGCGGAGTTTGATTCAAACTGGGAGCTCAGTGTGATGCGTGCCGTGAATTTCATGAAACTCATTCTGGAAAATAAGGATCTGAACCCGCAATGGTTCAGTGCGAAGGGATTCGGAGAGTTTGAACCAGTCGCGGATAATGCGACACGTGACGGACGGGCATTGAATCGGAGAGTGGAAGTGCTGATTTTGCCGCGGGTGACGGAGTAA